A part of Aminivibrio pyruvatiphilus genomic DNA contains:
- a CDS encoding FadR/GntR family transcriptional regulator — translation MLPATAGGAMTPIRKTRLSEQVVDAIETMIAGEDFSPGDRFYSEAELGKRLEVSRSSIREAVRILEVRGRVSVRHGKGIFIAEPFGEEEDPFRGWLKDNKTSLLDHFEVRLIIEPRAAWHAAVKADGESVRAMEKACESFAGNAGAGDTAALVKADGDFHRLIARSTKNRTLYCLMKTMTTSLSEGWITSLHIPGRIEKTVGEHYAVFEAIRDGDPERAEKEMVRHLTNALGDIRASMERLPRRPEEE, via the coding sequence ATGCTGCCGGCAACGGCGGGAGGAGCCATGACCCCTATACGGAAAACCAGGCTGTCCGAGCAGGTGGTGGATGCCATAGAAACCATGATCGCCGGGGAAGATTTCAGCCCCGGGGACAGGTTTTACTCCGAGGCGGAACTGGGAAAGCGGCTTGAAGTGAGCCGGTCCTCCATTCGGGAAGCGGTCAGGATCCTGGAAGTGAGGGGGCGGGTCTCCGTCCGTCACGGGAAGGGTATTTTCATCGCCGAACCCTTCGGAGAAGAGGAAGATCCCTTCCGGGGCTGGCTGAAGGACAACAAAACCTCCCTTCTCGACCACTTCGAGGTGCGGCTCATCATCGAGCCAAGAGCCGCATGGCACGCTGCCGTGAAGGCGGACGGCGAATCTGTGCGGGCCATGGAAAAAGCCTGCGAGTCTTTTGCCGGAAACGCCGGTGCGGGGGATACAGCCGCCCTGGTCAAGGCCGACGGCGATTTTCACCGGCTTATCGCCAGGTCCACGAAAAACAGGACTCTCTACTGCCTTATGAAAACCATGACCACATCCCTGTCAGAAGGCTGGATCACCAGCCTCCACATCCCCGGCCGGATAGAGAAGACCGTGGGGGAACACTACGCAGTGTTTGAAGCCATACGGGACGGGGATCCGGAGCGGGCTGAAAAAGAGATGGTACGCCACCTGACCAACGCCCTCGGCGACATCAGGGCTTCCATGGAGCGGCTTCCCCGTCGCCCGGAGGAGGAATGA
- a CDS encoding vWA domain-containing protein, which produces MFRKTMLLTLAASVLFSSFPQTAVSAELSAEEGAVIFEAGADYPVAPAGKGGQRVVVRALVRPSRKVRVRAPLAVALVLDKSGSMASDGKMENAKKGALEALKMLDSRDVAAVVVYDDGASVLVRARTVGRGADDPAFFRPVQRLRPGGSTALYHGTVTGASELQPFIDEGYIPRIVLLSDGIANVGPSSTEDLAALGRNLSRQDITITTIGLGLDYNEDLMTALAAESGGNAYFARHGGMLPEIFARDLEDAVTVTARKVRVTLRCPEGVRPVRVIGRQGKAEGNSLEAAIDNLYGGEKYALFEVELPEGQDGTVLKAAELEVEYADAATGTMVRKNADFSVSFSGDTGAVEKNRRPDILSQAELARNAEIREEAVRLADEGKAREAAQLLDERTKQLQAAAPAAGAAAPKLEQEAGYFGELAESLLESGIFSSSQRKAVLNDAYTQKNQQAPVSGDEEGEEDH; this is translated from the coding sequence ATGTTCAGAAAAACAATGCTGCTCACCCTTGCTGCGTCGGTACTTTTTTCCTCTTTTCCGCAGACGGCGGTTTCAGCGGAGCTTTCCGCTGAAGAAGGGGCCGTCATTTTCGAGGCGGGGGCCGACTATCCGGTGGCCCCGGCGGGAAAGGGAGGCCAGAGGGTCGTTGTAAGGGCCCTGGTGCGGCCTTCCCGAAAGGTGCGCGTCCGGGCTCCCCTCGCCGTTGCCCTTGTCCTCGACAAATCGGGGTCCATGGCGTCGGACGGCAAGATGGAGAACGCGAAGAAGGGAGCTCTCGAGGCCCTGAAGATGCTGGACTCCCGGGATGTGGCCGCCGTTGTCGTCTATGACGACGGGGCTTCCGTGCTCGTCAGGGCCCGGACAGTGGGCCGCGGGGCCGATGATCCCGCATTTTTCAGGCCCGTGCAGCGCCTCCGCCCTGGAGGATCCACGGCGCTCTACCATGGGACCGTGACGGGAGCCTCAGAACTGCAGCCCTTCATTGACGAGGGGTATATCCCCAGGATCGTGCTGCTCTCCGACGGCATTGCCAACGTGGGTCCCTCGTCAACGGAGGATCTGGCGGCCCTCGGGAGAAACCTTTCCCGCCAGGACATCACCATCACCACCATAGGCCTCGGTCTGGACTATAATGAAGACCTGATGACCGCCCTGGCGGCCGAAAGCGGCGGAAACGCCTATTTCGCCCGTCACGGCGGGATGCTCCCCGAGATATTCGCCCGGGATCTCGAGGATGCCGTAACGGTGACGGCCCGGAAAGTGAGGGTGACCCTCCGGTGTCCCGAGGGTGTCCGGCCGGTGCGGGTCATAGGGCGGCAGGGTAAGGCGGAAGGAAACTCTCTTGAGGCTGCCATAGACAACCTGTACGGAGGAGAAAAGTACGCCCTCTTCGAGGTGGAGCTGCCCGAGGGACAGGACGGGACAGTTCTGAAGGCGGCGGAGCTGGAAGTGGAGTACGCCGATGCGGCGACGGGGACCATGGTCAGGAAGAACGCGGATTTTTCGGTCTCCTTCTCGGGAGATACCGGGGCGGTGGAGAAGAACCGGCGGCCCGACATCCTCTCCCAGGCCGAACTGGCCAGAAACGCAGAGATCCGGGAAGAGGCCGTCCGGCTGGCCGACGAGGGAAAAGCCCGGGAGGCGGCCCAGCTTCTCGATGAACGGACGAAGCAGCTCCAGGCAGCGGCTCCGGCCGCAGGGGCAGCCGCACCGAAGCTCGAGCAGGAGGCCGGCTATTTCGGGGAACTGGCGGAAAGCCTGCTCGAGTCGGGAATTTTTTCCAGCAGCCAGAGGAAGGCCGTTCTCAACGACGCCTACACTCAGAAGAACCAGCAGGCTCCCGTAAGCGGAGACGAGGAAGGCGAAGAGGATCATTAG
- a CDS encoding alpha/beta fold hydrolase, with protein MTERRRRKEWNGIERPDGALIRWAAGEGERPLLLVPGFGGDGDCWGTAFPRQLFAREIAPVVYDPRGLGGSTMGSSQPSIALFAEDAAAVAEAAGAPLAVLGWSMGAFVAAELALARPELVSGVVLCCGSADHRRIAGERPALFRAILDRSAPLGEPAAALTEALLPASGKWSPTFRRAFRETLEASFAAHAEGIREQQTALAECPSLEGRLASFAMPVLVVEGSEDRLIPPGEGEILAGGIPGALLRILSGGHGLVYEAPGELAGAVAEFLGR; from the coding sequence ATGACGGAACGGCGGAGACGGAAGGAATGGAACGGCATCGAACGGCCGGACGGCGCCCTGATCAGGTGGGCTGCCGGAGAAGGGGAGCGTCCCCTTCTCCTCGTCCCCGGGTTCGGTGGTGACGGGGACTGCTGGGGGACGGCGTTTCCAAGGCAGCTTTTCGCCCGGGAGATCGCCCCCGTGGTGTATGACCCGAGGGGGCTGGGAGGAAGCACCATGGGGAGTTCGCAACCCTCCATAGCCCTTTTTGCGGAGGATGCCGCAGCGGTAGCCGAAGCCGCGGGAGCTCCCCTGGCGGTGCTGGGGTGGTCCATGGGGGCTTTCGTGGCGGCGGAGCTCGCCCTGGCCCGGCCTGAGCTGGTGTCCGGAGTGGTTCTCTGCTGCGGCTCGGCGGACCACCGGCGGATCGCCGGGGAGCGGCCCGCTCTGTTCCGGGCAATTCTCGACAGGAGCGCTCCTTTGGGGGAGCCGGCCGCTGCCCTCACGGAGGCTCTGCTTCCGGCTTCCGGAAAATGGAGCCCGACGTTCCGCAGGGCCTTCCGGGAGACCCTGGAGGCCTCCTTCGCCGCCCATGCTGAAGGAATCCGGGAACAGCAGACCGCCCTGGCGGAATGTCCGTCCCTGGAGGGCAGGCTTGCTTCGTTCGCCATGCCCGTCCTGGTGGTCGAAGGCTCGGAGGACCGGCTGATTCCGCCGGGTGAGGGGGAGATCCTTGCAGGGGGGATCCCGGGGGCCCTGCTGAGGATTCTTTCGGGAGGGCACGGGCTGGTCTACGAGGCCCCCGGGGAGCTCGCCGGGGCGGTGGCGGAATTTCTGGGGCGCTAG
- a CDS encoding TRAP transporter large permease codes for MIELSAEAITALMLGGVFVLVMTGFPIAFVIGSVAFFTGLAVFGPTTTYHILYSRFYDLSLNYPYLAVPLFTFMGVILQHSGVTKDLYQSLYEAMGRLRGGLAVVTILFGTILAACLGVIAASVTILTLIALAPMVTRGYDKSLAAGSIVAAGTLGILIPPSIMLVVYAPQAGLSVGQMFMGAVFPGLLLSAFYMLYVVIRCRLNPALGPAIPEDQITPFDGAKLLRLLKSLVPPVLLIIAVLGTIFLGIAPPTEAAAVGCFASILLAAAYGKFSLGLMKRASLETMKVSAFVVMIAAMCYAYVGIFMNAGAGDVVAEFILSVPGGKWMSFFVIMAIVFLLGMFIEWIGIVFIVVPIFSPILTALGFNPLWAGMMICINMQMAFQTPPMAMSIFVLKGTAPKELGVTIGDIIRGVIPFILIIMLVLLLCAIFPEIILWLPEKMIGAA; via the coding sequence TTGATTGAACTCAGCGCTGAAGCCATCACCGCCCTCATGCTGGGCGGAGTCTTCGTCCTTGTCATGACGGGGTTCCCCATCGCTTTCGTCATCGGGAGCGTGGCCTTCTTCACGGGACTCGCTGTCTTCGGCCCCACCACCACATACCACATACTGTACAGCCGGTTCTACGACCTTTCGCTGAACTATCCCTATCTGGCGGTGCCCCTGTTCACCTTCATGGGAGTCATCCTGCAGCATTCGGGGGTGACGAAGGACCTGTACCAGAGCCTCTACGAGGCCATGGGCAGGCTCCGGGGCGGCCTGGCGGTGGTGACCATCCTGTTCGGCACGATCCTCGCCGCCTGCCTGGGAGTCATAGCAGCCTCCGTGACCATCCTCACCCTCATCGCCCTTGCCCCCATGGTCACCAGGGGATACGACAAGTCCCTCGCAGCAGGATCCATAGTGGCGGCCGGAACGCTCGGCATCCTCATCCCGCCGAGCATCATGCTCGTGGTGTACGCCCCCCAGGCGGGGCTTTCCGTGGGACAGATGTTCATGGGCGCCGTGTTTCCCGGTCTTCTGCTCTCGGCGTTCTACATGCTGTACGTGGTCATCCGGTGCCGCCTGAACCCGGCCCTCGGTCCCGCCATTCCCGAGGACCAGATCACGCCTTTCGACGGGGCCAAGCTCCTGCGGCTCCTCAAGTCTCTCGTGCCGCCCGTGCTGCTCATCATTGCGGTGCTCGGGACGATTTTCCTGGGAATCGCGCCTCCCACCGAGGCGGCGGCGGTGGGGTGCTTTGCCTCCATTCTCCTCGCCGCGGCCTACGGCAAGTTCAGCCTTGGGCTCATGAAGCGGGCTTCCCTGGAGACCATGAAGGTGAGCGCCTTCGTGGTGATGATCGCCGCCATGTGCTACGCCTACGTGGGCATCTTCATGAACGCCGGGGCGGGCGACGTGGTGGCGGAGTTCATCCTCTCGGTGCCGGGAGGAAAATGGATGTCCTTCTTCGTGATCATGGCCATCGTCTTTCTCCTGGGCATGTTCATCGAGTGGATCGGCATCGTGTTCATCGTCGTTCCCATCTTCTCGCCCATCCTCACGGCCCTGGGGTTCAATCCCCTCTGGGCGGGCATGATGATCTGCATCAACATGCAGATGGCCTTCCAAACGCCGCCCATGGCCATGTCCATCTTCGTGCTGAAAGGCACGGCGCCGAAGGAGCTCGGCGTCACCATCGGGGACATCATCCGGGGGGTCATTCCCTTCATCCTGATCATCATGCTGGTGCTTTTGCTCTGTGCCATTTTCCCGGAGATAATTCTCTGGCTGCCGGAAAAGATGATCGGTGCGGCGTAG
- the dctP gene encoding TRAP transporter substrate-binding protein DctP: MWAMRRVLFALLVSVLVVGAFMPAVVEGADAPKKIVWKSSGHGPASDPSQIYHDLLCKAITEASGGRLEIKPFVGGSIVPAYKELDAVHENVLQLCYTCPMYNLDKWSAAGLISSRPGALAGEALRTWFNYGGGADLMNKMMEGYNVMTFPGALSPLPEEVFFHSKKKIESLEDLKTIKARCMGDGGEILKRMGMATVIIPGGELYEAMKRGTIDAFEYSTLASNWNMHFNEVADYVYLSPVRAPSDPQVFFVNKDAWNALPKDLQLLVQTFIDRFTQAQHEYLVYESIIALEKFKAAGNQVLKVPAEVNTALAAEAAKFYEEKIANEPPIFGEIYNSMKAFGVAYETMK; the protein is encoded by the coding sequence ATGTGGGCTATGAGAAGAGTGTTGTTCGCGCTGCTGGTTTCCGTCCTTGTGGTCGGGGCTTTTATGCCCGCCGTGGTTGAGGGCGCCGACGCCCCGAAGAAGATCGTCTGGAAATCCTCCGGGCACGGCCCGGCGTCCGACCCGTCCCAGATCTACCATGACCTGCTCTGCAAGGCCATTACCGAAGCCTCCGGCGGAAGGCTGGAGATCAAGCCCTTCGTCGGCGGATCCATCGTTCCCGCCTACAAGGAGCTTGACGCGGTCCACGAGAACGTGCTGCAGCTCTGCTACACCTGCCCCATGTACAACCTCGACAAGTGGTCGGCAGCAGGCCTTATCAGCTCCCGTCCCGGCGCCCTCGCCGGCGAAGCCCTCCGCACGTGGTTCAACTACGGCGGCGGTGCGGACCTGATGAACAAGATGATGGAAGGCTACAACGTGATGACCTTCCCCGGCGCCCTTTCCCCCCTTCCGGAAGAAGTATTCTTCCACTCCAAGAAGAAGATCGAAAGCCTTGAGGACCTCAAGACGATCAAGGCCAGGTGCATGGGCGACGGCGGCGAGATTCTCAAGAGGATGGGCATGGCTACCGTCATCATCCCCGGCGGCGAACTCTACGAGGCCATGAAGCGCGGCACCATCGACGCCTTCGAGTATTCCACCCTTGCCTCCAACTGGAACATGCATTTCAACGAGGTGGCGGACTATGTGTACCTTTCCCCCGTCCGGGCTCCCAGCGATCCCCAGGTGTTTTTCGTGAACAAGGATGCCTGGAACGCCCTGCCGAAGGATCTGCAGCTCCTTGTCCAGACATTCATCGACCGGTTTACCCAGGCCCAGCACGAGTATCTTGTCTATGAATCCATCATCGCCCTTGAGAAGTTCAAGGCTGCCGGCAACCAGGTCCTGAAGGTTCCCGCGGAAGTCAACACGGCCCTCGCCGCTGAAGCGGCCAAGTTCTACGAGGAGAAGATTGCAAATGAACCCCCGATCTTCGGAGAAATCTACAACTCCATGAAGGCCTTCGGCGTAGCCTACGAAACGATGAAATAA
- a CDS encoding sensor histidine kinase — MDGKRRNAARRGLPVPLPFLLVFVLAVLLPSIALSLLALRAADREAVYVERSLEAALLAEVNLAAQKISALLDNLGVELKREAGKISGPEALEGGVTSLPPAAFPFFVKDGRLFVPEVSHSLLENFLESFGPFLEDREEMQVYDSIAGVYRKEMGETPFSLPYGPLFQPAVEEESPREDSGKSFHAELPAGTAGRVARPLQAPPVPEAVPLPAPVKKSAPPGGMERQMAQSMAAADPAFREELFRKAEEEGFSLLQRNVAPQAGSAPSPEREERSGTVARGKSFAGLRSESEVGFLPRLSGRGLELIFWTRAGDGAAGYFIDMEELRDRIAGAAPDARTDIRILAVLDDRGEPLVSPLLPSGADWRRPFVAREISPLLPRWEAGAWLTDPGLAASRARFATIAVWLLTGILFVVILAGAGVIMRMLSAEMRLAASRTTFVANVSHELKTPLTSIRLFAEMLLSGRQQSEERKREYLRIMVSEAERLSRLVDNVLAFSRKGSKARPLPMERLDLAALAEDTLAQLEPHLAKNGFSAGFSADGPLPVLGNGEALRQVLMNLLSNSEKYSPETREITVSCGREGEKAVVRVADRGSGVPAGLGEKIFQEFFRGDDSLSAPKSGAGLGLSIARDIAVKHGGDVKYEPREGGGSVFSLEMPLALPEGKERRR, encoded by the coding sequence ATGGACGGAAAAAGGCGGAATGCGGCCCGGAGGGGCCTTCCCGTGCCTCTGCCTTTCCTTCTCGTGTTCGTGCTGGCGGTGCTTCTTCCGAGCATCGCCCTCAGCCTTCTCGCCCTCAGGGCGGCAGACCGGGAGGCGGTCTACGTCGAGCGGAGCCTTGAAGCGGCCCTCCTGGCGGAGGTGAACCTCGCAGCCCAGAAAATATCGGCCCTCCTCGACAACCTCGGGGTGGAACTGAAAAGGGAGGCGGGCAAGATTTCAGGCCCCGAAGCCCTGGAAGGAGGGGTGACGTCTCTTCCCCCCGCGGCCTTTCCCTTTTTCGTGAAGGACGGCCGCCTCTTCGTTCCTGAAGTCTCCCATTCACTTCTCGAGAATTTTCTCGAATCCTTCGGTCCCTTTCTGGAAGACCGGGAGGAAATGCAGGTCTATGACTCCATTGCGGGGGTTTACCGAAAGGAGATGGGGGAGACTCCGTTCTCCCTTCCCTACGGGCCTCTTTTCCAGCCAGCCGTGGAAGAAGAAAGCCCCCGGGAGGATTCCGGGAAGAGCTTCCATGCGGAATTGCCGGCCGGAACCGCCGGCCGGGTGGCCCGCCCCCTCCAGGCGCCCCCTGTTCCTGAGGCAGTCCCTCTTCCCGCCCCTGTGAAGAAGTCCGCTCCTCCGGGGGGAATGGAGCGGCAGATGGCCCAGAGCATGGCGGCGGCCGATCCCGCCTTTCGGGAAGAGCTTTTCCGGAAGGCAGAGGAGGAAGGTTTCAGCCTGCTGCAGCGGAACGTGGCACCCCAGGCTGGTTCCGCTCCGTCTCCGGAGAGGGAGGAACGATCCGGCACCGTGGCCCGGGGAAAGAGCTTCGCCGGGCTGCGCTCCGAGTCGGAGGTCGGGTTTCTGCCCAGGCTCTCGGGAAGAGGGCTGGAGCTGATATTCTGGACCAGGGCCGGTGACGGCGCAGCGGGATATTTTATTGACATGGAAGAACTGCGGGACCGCATTGCAGGGGCCGCTCCCGATGCGCGGACGGACATCCGGATTCTGGCCGTCCTTGACGACCGGGGAGAGCCCCTTGTATCGCCTCTCCTTCCGTCGGGAGCCGACTGGAGGCGCCCCTTCGTCGCCAGGGAAATTTCCCCCCTCCTTCCCCGGTGGGAGGCCGGCGCGTGGCTCACCGACCCCGGGCTCGCCGCTTCAAGGGCGAGATTCGCCACCATCGCCGTCTGGCTGCTCACCGGAATCCTGTTCGTGGTCATCCTGGCCGGCGCCGGGGTGATCATGAGGATGCTCTCCGCCGAGATGCGCCTTGCGGCGAGCAGGACGACCTTCGTGGCCAATGTCTCCCACGAGCTGAAAACACCTCTCACGTCCATCCGGCTGTTCGCGGAAATGCTTCTCTCCGGAAGGCAGCAGAGCGAGGAGCGCAAAAGGGAATACCTCAGGATCATGGTATCCGAGGCGGAGCGGCTCTCCCGTCTCGTGGACAACGTTCTGGCCTTTTCCCGGAAAGGGTCGAAAGCCCGTCCCCTTCCTATGGAACGGCTGGACCTCGCGGCCCTGGCGGAGGATACTTTGGCGCAGCTTGAACCCCACCTGGCGAAAAACGGCTTTTCTGCCGGTTTTTCCGCTGACGGGCCCCTGCCGGTCCTCGGAAACGGCGAGGCCCTCCGGCAGGTCCTGATGAACCTTTTATCCAACAGCGAGAAGTATTCACCGGAAACCCGGGAGATCACCGTCTCCTGCGGGAGAGAGGGTGAAAAGGCCGTGGTGCGGGTGGCGGACAGAGGCTCCGGGGTGCCTGCCGGGCTGGGGGAGAAGATTTTCCAGGAGTTTTTCAGGGGGGACGATTCCCTCTCGGCGCCGAAGAGCGGCGCGGGGCTGGGACTGTCCATAGCCCGGGACATCGCCGTGAAACACGGCGGGGATGTGAAGTACGAGCCAAGGGAGGGCGGGGGGAGCGTCTTTTCCTTGGAGATGCCCCTCGCCCTTCCGGAAGGAAAGGAGAGAAGACGATGA
- a CDS encoding response regulator transcription factor produces MKERILVAEDDQAILTGVADLLESEGYEVIPAGNGAEALELYRRLSPDLVLLDVMMPGMSGYDVCRAIRGENAVVPVVMLTAKGQEVDRVVGLELGADDYIVKPFGMAELLARVRAALRRGALAAGAKETGEDNSLSFGNVWVDFDAMAGSRGGSPFSLTPRENSLLRFFADREGKVLSRDLLLEDVWGIECDVTTRTVDQHVVRLRQKIEDDPSSPVHLLTVHGAGYRFRRE; encoded by the coding sequence ATGAAGGAGCGTATTCTTGTCGCCGAGGACGACCAGGCCATACTGACCGGCGTGGCGGATCTTCTCGAAAGCGAGGGGTACGAGGTCATCCCGGCGGGAAACGGCGCCGAGGCCCTTGAACTCTACCGCCGGCTCTCTCCCGACCTGGTGCTTCTCGACGTGATGATGCCCGGGATGAGCGGATACGATGTCTGCAGGGCCATCCGGGGAGAGAACGCCGTCGTCCCGGTGGTCATGCTTACCGCCAAGGGGCAGGAAGTGGACAGGGTGGTGGGTCTCGAGCTGGGGGCGGACGACTACATCGTGAAGCCCTTCGGTATGGCTGAACTGCTCGCCAGGGTTCGGGCGGCCCTCAGAAGGGGGGCCCTGGCGGCCGGGGCGAAGGAAACGGGGGAAGACAACAGTCTTTCCTTCGGCAATGTCTGGGTGGATTTCGACGCCATGGCGGGAAGCAGGGGCGGCTCCCCCTTTTCTCTCACCCCCAGGGAGAACTCCCTTCTCCGGTTTTTTGCCGACAGGGAGGGGAAAGTCCTCTCGCGAGACCTGCTGCTGGAAGATGTCTGGGGCATCGAGTGTGACGTGACCACCCGGACGGTGGACCAGCACGTGGTGCGCCTGCGCCAGAAGATCGAAGACGATCCGTCGAGTCCCGTGCACCTTCTTACGGTCCATGGAGCGGGCTACCGCTTCCGCAGGGAGTGA
- a CDS encoding SagB/ThcOx family dehydrogenase has product MGDVSLREAIGRRRSVRKFSARPFTLEELAFLLWATQGVSGEADPVRTYRTVPSAGCRHPFETYLAVFRVEGLEKGLYRYLPLEHALLPLGHPDRLGEETAQAALGQKFAGKGAVTFFWTALPWRTEWRYSEASVKVIALDGGHLCQNLYLACEAIGAGTCAIAAYDQDAADRLVGADGKDEFVVYMAPAGKKGNFTTS; this is encoded by the coding sequence GTGGGGGACGTATCCCTCCGGGAGGCCATCGGGCGCCGGAGATCCGTGAGGAAATTCTCGGCCCGCCCCTTTACCCTCGAAGAGCTGGCCTTCCTGCTCTGGGCCACCCAGGGTGTCAGTGGAGAAGCCGACCCGGTTCGGACCTACCGCACCGTCCCGTCGGCCGGGTGCAGGCATCCCTTCGAGACCTACCTGGCGGTGTTCCGGGTCGAGGGGCTGGAAAAGGGGCTCTACAGGTATCTTCCCCTGGAGCATGCCCTCCTTCCCCTGGGTCATCCGGACCGTCTCGGGGAGGAGACCGCACAGGCGGCCCTCGGCCAGAAATTCGCCGGGAAGGGAGCTGTGACCTTTTTCTGGACGGCCCTTCCCTGGAGGACGGAATGGCGCTATTCGGAGGCTTCCGTGAAGGTTATCGCCCTGGACGGGGGGCATCTCTGCCAGAACCTCTACCTCGCCTGCGAGGCCATCGGCGCGGGGACCTGCGCCATCGCCGCCTATGACCAGGACGCCGCTGACAGGCTGGTCGGGGCGGACGGAAAGGACGAATTCGTGGTCTATATGGCCCCTGCGGGAAAGAAGGGGAATTTTACAACTTCGTGA
- a CDS encoding MBL fold metallo-hydrolase, with protein MTMLRITTLIENSPGEHHGLATEHGISFCVEKDGHMILFDTGQSGAFLSNAPKLNISLGAVEHVVLSHGHYDHSGGFRSLCSAARGFSLVTGEGFFSPKYALRNGAYDYLGSDFDEAFLSEKGIHHVTLSGPGKEILPGVFVLSSFPRVHSEEKVNPRFVLRKDSVFVPDSFDDEILLAVETGEGLAVLLGCSHPGMRNMLDAVKERLRRPILAVLGGTHLVEAKGSGLEKSLEYIQNSGILFIGMSHCTGKDVMDRLEAVCPGFFRNVTGSSLFFG; from the coding sequence ATGACCATGCTGCGGATCACCACCCTCATCGAAAATTCTCCCGGAGAACATCACGGACTGGCGACGGAACACGGGATTTCCTTCTGTGTCGAAAAGGACGGGCACATGATCCTCTTCGACACCGGCCAGTCGGGAGCCTTTCTCTCCAACGCTCCGAAACTGAACATCAGCCTTGGGGCCGTGGAGCACGTGGTGCTGAGCCATGGGCACTACGACCACTCCGGCGGATTCCGCTCCCTCTGCTCCGCCGCCAGGGGCTTCTCCCTCGTCACCGGTGAAGGGTTCTTTTCCCCCAAGTACGCTCTCCGGAACGGCGCATACGATTACCTCGGAAGCGATTTCGACGAAGCCTTTCTTTCAGAAAAGGGAATTCATCATGTGACCTTATCCGGTCCGGGAAAGGAAATTCTTCCCGGAGTATTCGTCCTTTCCTCCTTTCCCCGGGTCCACTCCGAGGAAAAGGTCAACCCCAGGTTTGTCCTGAGAAAGGACAGCGTCTTCGTGCCCGATTCCTTCGATGACGAGATTCTTCTTGCCGTCGAGACGGGCGAAGGACTTGCCGTGCTCCTGGGGTGCTCCCACCCCGGCATGCGCAACATGCTCGACGCGGTGAAAGAGAGGCTCAGGAGGCCCATTCTGGCTGTCCTCGGGGGAACCCACCTCGTGGAGGCCAAGGGGAGCGGTCTTGAAAAATCTCTCGAATACATTCAGAATAGTGGCATTCTTTTCATCGGAATGTCCCACTGTACGGGGAAGGATGTCATGGATCGCCTCGAGGCGGTCTGCCCGGGATTTTTCCGGAACGTGACGGGCAGTTCCCTCTTTTTCGGGTAA
- a CDS encoding TRAP transporter small permease subunit: MSSLRKILKFIDTVSETSGWVAKWFALVLVFAGTYEAVSRHFFNAPTEWAYDVLCMAGGTLYLLGASYDYLHESHTRVDMFYNMLPPRGRAFMNVICSLFLFFPLMLVMFRLAFTWAVRAVTIKEVFFNSFWYPPAWPYRTVFAVGLFLLLLQAAANFVRDLYFVIRGETLD, from the coding sequence ATGTCGTCCTTAAGGAAGATACTGAAATTCATTGATACTGTCAGCGAAACGTCCGGCTGGGTGGCGAAGTGGTTCGCCCTGGTTCTTGTGTTCGCGGGAACGTACGAGGCTGTGTCGCGCCATTTTTTCAACGCTCCCACCGAATGGGCCTATGACGTGCTGTGCATGGCCGGAGGCACCCTGTACCTTCTGGGTGCCTCCTATGACTACCTTCATGAGTCCCACACCCGGGTGGACATGTTCTACAACATGCTGCCTCCCCGGGGAAGGGCCTTTATGAACGTGATCTGTTCCCTGTTTCTCTTTTTCCCGCTCATGCTGGTCATGTTCAGGCTCGCCTTCACGTGGGCCGTCAGGGCCGTGACTATCAAGGAAGTGTTCTTCAACAGCTTCTGGTACCCCCCGGCATGGCCCTACCGGACAGTGTTCGCCGTGGGGCTCTTCCTCCTTTTGCTCCAGGCGGCAGCGAACTTTGTGAGGGACCTGTATTTCGTGATAAGGGGTGAGACTCTTGATTGA